The Persephonella hydrogeniphila region ATGAGCTATGCCATGGAGTTTTACTTTTTCTGAAAGTTTTAAGACTGTTTTAACATATATTTTTGTAGGTATTAAAAGCTCCTCTCCTATCTTTTTCCCAAACTCTTCTACATAGTCGTTATAAGAGTAACCTTTTATCTCTACAAGTTTTCTTACAAGGGAGTATCCATTACTGTGAACACCAGAAGAAGCTATTCCTATCAGAACATCTCCTTCTTCTGTTTTTGAACCATCAAGCATTTTTTCTCTTTCCACAACACCAATAGCAAAACCTGCGAGATCGTATTCTCCCTCTCCATACATTCCCGGCATCTCTGCCGTTTCTCCTCCTATTAATGCACACTCAGCCTGTTTACACCCTTCAGCTATTCCTTTAACAACATCTATAGCAACTTCTGTTTTTAGTTTTCCTGTAGCAAAGTAATCAAGGAAAAAAATTGGTTTTGACGTTGTTGTCACAAGGTCATTGACGCACATAGCCACCAGATCTATTCCTATCGTGTCATGCTTATCCATTATCTGTGCTACTTTTAGTTTAGTTCCTACCCCATCTGTAGAAGATGTAATTACAGGTTCTTTATAGTTTGCGATCTCTAAAAGATACGCCCCTGCAAATCCACCTATTGGAGTGATTACATTCTTGTTAAATGTTTCTTTTATAAAACCTTTTATCTGATTTACGAATCTGTCGGCCTTTTCTATGTCTACACCTGCATCTTTATAACTCAGCATCTTCTTCTCCTAAAAATTTTCTTCAGTGAGAATCTTCATACTATCTGCAGATAAATATATTACCTTTTTTGCGGTTCTTATTTCATCCCCAGATAAAAATCCTATCTGCGTATAAACAGCAAAATACTCTTTTCCATTTTTCCTCTTGTCAATAAATGCCATACTGTTTACAAACTGCACAAAAGGTTTATTTCCCCCTACAGAATACAGATTTTTTTTGTATATCTGTAGCTGGTCGTATCTGGTACCGTATTTAGAATAAAAGTGAGGGGAGTACAGGTTGTAAAGAACTTCTGTATCTCCATTGTACAGTTTTAGGAGAGCATCCTTCCATTTTTCTAAAAAATCTAATACTTTTTTCTGGTATTTCTTATACTCAGAAACAGGAAGTCTAAGGAATCTCTCCTGTATAATAACAGGGGTTTTCTTCAGAAATATATAGTTGGACAATTTTTTAAGATCTCCATTTTTTAGTATCACACATCCTTTTGAGCTAAAAAAGAGAAGTTCTTTCTTTTCCGAACCGTGTATCCATATTCCTGTACCAGTTCTGCGGAGTATATATTTATCAAGGGCATTAGGATAATTAAGGGGGAAAGCTCCTTCTCCATAATAGGAGGGAAGAGTATACCCAGGCTTGAAAGAAACTGGAAAATAAACACCAGAAGGCGTCCTCATATCTCCTTTCTGTATCTTATCTCCGAATCTCAAGCCTGTGATAGACACCATCTCATCTAAAACGACAGGATATCCCTCTTTTAGCTGGACAACTATCAGTTTCTGGTGGGATTTACTTACAATGATAGCTTTAAGATGGGAGGGAAGCATAAGAACATTGCTGTACACATACTCTTCAGAAAAGGCTATCTTAAAAAGTAGTAAAAGTAATAAAAAAGCTCTCATATCCCAAAGAACTTAACAGCTATAAACATAACAATCCATGTATAAATCCCAGCAACAATATCATCAGCCATAACCCCAAATCCAGAAGGTAGTTTTTCAAACATCCTTATAGGAGGAGGTTTGAGAATGTCAAAAAATCTGAAAACAACAAAGGCAAGAAGAAGGTGCTGCCATGTTGGTTCAAAACCTATCATAGCCACCATATATCCTGCTATCTCATCTATAACAACATATTCAGGATCTTTATCTTTAAATGTTTCAACGACGACAGTTGAAGCCCATATACCTATAAGGAAAACTGCAAGAGTGATAGATATCTGATTGATAAGCTGGTACTGACCTCCCTTTGTCCAGTATATAAGAATGGGAAAGATACCGACGAGAGTTCCTATTGTTCCGGGAGCTACAGGAATCTTTCCTACAAATAGACCTGTCGAGAGGGTAAAGGCAATCATTGTTTTGAAACTTTCTTCTTTCCTTTCTTCACCAGTTCCATTTTTCTGTGAATCTTCCAATAAAAACTCCTTTATAGCCTTTATTTTGAATAATTAATTATACTCAAAAAGTTGATAAAAAATAATTTAACCTTTAAAATTTATAACACTGTTATAAAAAATATGGAGAGGCGATATGTCCTGGATAACTCTGGATAAGATAAACAAACTTAAAGAAAGATTTGATTATGTTCAAGTAAATGAAAATGACAAAGGATTTCATTCCGTAGAAGTTCCTAAAGAAAATCTAAAACAGTTCCTTAAGTTTCTAAAAGAAGATCCAGATTACCAGTTTAAAATGTTTATAGACTGGACAATTATCGATCATGGAGAAAAAGCCGATCCAAGATTTCAAGGTGTTCTGATACTTTTCTCTCCTGAGTATAAAGAAAGAATTATAGTAAAAACTTGGGCTACAGATGAAACATTACCTACATTAACGGATATATGGCCAGGTGCTAAATGGGCTGAAAGAGAAGCCTGGGATATGTTCGGTATTAAGTTCGAGGGACATGAAAATCTTGTCAGAATGTTTCTGTGGGAGACTTACCAGTACCATCCCCTCAGAAAGGATTTTCCCTTAAGAGGTCATGAAGAGGTAGAGCTACCTTCTTTAAATGAGAAAGAGAGAATGGATCAGTTGGAAGGTCTCCAGAACTACTCAAGGATGCATACAGCCCTTCCAACGCTGGAAGATCTTGAAATAACACAGAGAAAAAGAATGCCTAATAAAAAATCTCAGGTCGTTCTAAACTGGGGACCTTTACATCCAGGAACCCACGGAACTATATGGTTTTTATTTGATATGGAAAGTGAATATGTACAGGAATGTGATATTATCATCGGTCAGCTCCACAGAGGAGTAGAAAAGTTAGCGGAGAATCTCAACGTACAGCAGATACTTCCATATACAGACAGAATGGACTATATAGCCTCTATGAATGAAAATCACTCTGTATGTGTTGCAGCTGAAAAACTGCTTGGCATACACGAAAAGATCCCAGAAAAAGCAAAATATATAAGAACTATGCTTGCAGAGTTATCAAGGATAAATTCTCATCTCCTCTGGCTTGGAACATATGCCCTTGATCTTGGTGCTCTTACAATGTTCCTTTACACGTTCAGGGAAAGAGAAAAAATAATGGATATATTTGAAGGAATATCCGGAGCAAGATTTACTATTAATTACTTCAGAGTAGGAGGTGTTTACGCAGATCTACCTTACGGAGCTCTTGATGCCATTGAGCATTTTATAAAAGATTTCCCTGCAAGACTTGGTGATTATGAAAATCTCCTTACAAGAAATAGGATATGGCTCAGCAGAAATGTTGATGTTGGAATTATAACAGAACAGGACGTTTACGATTACGGATTGACAGGGGCTGTTGCAAGAGCTTCTGGAGTTCCTTATGATCTGAGAATTATAGATAAATACGATGCTTACGGTGAGGTTGAGTTTGATGTTCCTGTAGGGGAAAAGGGTGATTCCTACGACAGATACCTTGTAAGAATAGAAGAGATGAAACAGTCGGCAAGAATAGTAAAACAGTGCGTAGAAAAGCTGAGAAAGATGTCGAAGAATGATCCATTCTTCTTTGAACCTGAAGACAAAAAAATGAAAATAACAATAGACGGAAGAGGTACAAAACTGTTTAAAGGTGAAGTTTATGCAGGTGCAGATAATCCAAGGGGAGAACTTGGTGTATACATTTACATGCCAAAAGATGGAATAAAACCCTACAGATTTAGACTAAGATCAGGAGCTTTTTATAATCTCCAGATATTCTCAAAAATTATCGTAGGAAGACCTATAGCAGATGCTATAACAATTCTTTCAACTATTGACCCTGTCGTTGGGGAAACAGACAGATAGGAGGAAAAGATGGGCATAAAAAAAGTTGGCTTAAATAGAAATATACAGCCCCAGTCCCTTACAGAAAAAATATTCTTCCTCGATTTTATGAAGGGGCTAAAAACAACTATAAAACACCTCTTTAAAAAAGTGATCACGGTAGATTTTCCTTTTGAGCTTGTAGAACCTGCTCCAAGATTCAGAGGAGTCCACGGTCTGAGGAATGTAGACGGGACAGAAAAAGATGACTTTCAGGCATGGGTTAAAAAGCTGAAAATAAAACCTCCTGAAATGGGAGAAACAAGATGTATAGCATGTAAGTTCTGTCAGGCAGCATGTCCTGTCCCTGAAATTTTCATAATTAAGGCAGATAAACTTGATGTTCCTGAGGATCATCCCCACCATGGTCTGAAAGTACTTTCCCAGTTTGATATGGATCTGTCAAAATGTATGTTCTGTGGTTTATGTACACTGGCCTGCCCAACTGTATGTATAATACATACAGATATTTATGATCTGTCTTCATACACAAGGAGAGGATGGGTTTTAAACAAAGAAACCCTATCAAAAATAGCTGATGATTTTATAGCAAGAAGAGGAAAGGAAAAGTATGACGAAAAATCACACTGGCCTGATTACCAAAAAATATGGAATGATGCAGATGCAGCAAGGGCAAAAGCATGGGATAATAATCCTCCAAAATTAGGTCCAAACTACGCAGACCAGCAGTAATCAGATAGAGGCACCTTAAGGTGCCTCCCAGAATCAAAATTCGGTTTATAATATTTTCTGCAAAATTTGTGTCTGGTGGCTTCTATGAAAATCACAGGAAAGAAAGAGCTTATCTCTGTAATAAAAGATCGTATAAAAAGAGAAGGAGAGATATCCTTTAGGGATTTTATGGATATGGCTCTGTACTATCCAGAGTTAGGTTATTACACCTCTCCACAGGAAAAAATAGGAGGTTTTGGTGACTTTTATACAGCTTCAGAGCTTGATAGAGCATTTGGAGAGCTTATCGGAAAGCAGTTTGTTGAGATATATGAAAAAGTAAAGGAAAACCCTTTCCAGATTGTTGAGATAGGAGCAGGAAAAGGATATCTTGCCTACGACATACTCAATTTCTTAAAAAAGGAACACCCTGAAGTGTACGGAAATACAGAGTATATAATAATAGAGAAATCACCGTACCATATAAAAATACAAAAAGAGATACTCTCTGACTTTGAGATAGTCAGGTGGGTACAGGATATTATAGATTTTGAAGATGAGAGCATAAACGGCGTTATTTTTTCCAACGAGCTATTTGATGCTTTTCCTGTACACCTGATAAGAAAAGTAAAAGGAAAGATATTTGAAGTATTTATAACTATAGATGAAGAAGATAATATCAGAGAAATTCTGAAAGAAGCATCTGAAGATATTCTGAGGTATATAAAAGAGCTGAACTTACAAATACCTGAGGGTATGCAGACAGAGATAAATCTTGATGCCTCCGAGTATATACAAAAAATAGGAAAAAAATTAAAGAAAGGATATGTGATAACAGTAGATTACGGGTATCCATCTTCAGAACTGTATAAACCTTACAGAATGAGAGGAACCCTACTGTGCTATTACAGGCACAGATATTCGGAAAACTTTTACGAAAATGTAGGAATGCAGGATATAACATCCCATGTTAATTTTTCAGCCTTAAAGTACTATGGTATGCTGGCAGGACTTGATTTTACAGGCTTTACAGATCAGGCCCATTTCCTGACAAATCTGGGACTTATGGAAATACTTCAAGAACTGCAGGAAAAAAATGATTATGAATCATTTGAAAGACTGAACAGACTTAAAACACTTGTTCTCCCTAAAGGAATGGGGGAAAAATTCAAAGTTCTTGTTCAGCATAAAAATATAGATAATCCATCTATAAAAGGTCTGGATATGCTACCCTATATGAGCGACAGGTACAGGCTTTAAAGGAGTTAGGAATGATAGAAACCCTGCTTATGTCAGTTGTTATCTTGCTTATAGGAAGTTTTTCTCTGTGGTATGCAGGAAGACTTGCCCTGATAAGGAGCATGACTCTAAAAAAAGCCTTTTTAATAACCCTCATAGGCTATGTTGGAATCGGTGCTGCAAGAACTATCCTTGTTTATCTCGGATATTACAGACCGGGGATGCTGTGGCTTCCTATCCTGATAGGTCTCCTGATAGAAACAGTTCTTGTTTATCAGATTTTCAGAGAAAACATATGGAAAACTATTATAGCAGTAATAGCAGGTTTCATAATAACTGTTGTTCTTCTCCTTCCTGTTTTTGTTATGGCAGGTGGATTGTGGGCTTATCTCAATCTTCCGAAAGGTTGAAATATCCCTGACTTTCCATATTATATTGGCAAAAAATAAAAAATTAGAGTGGGAGCCATGATTTTAGAGCTAAAAGAAAAATTAAATGAGCTTTCAAATAGGTTCAAAAACATAAAAGATATAATGAAACCTGATGAGCTTGAAAAAGAGCTTAAAAGATTAGATGAAGAAATGGGAAAGCCTGATTTCTGGAACGACCAGAAAAAAGCTCAGGAGATTGCAAGCAGGAGAAACAGTATAGCCAACAAATTAGAAGAGATCAGGTCTGTAGAAAAAAGATTAAATGATATAGATGAGTATATCCAATTACTCGAAATGGAGTATGACGAAGACACAGAAAAAGAGCTAAAAGAAGAGATAGAAAATGTAGAAAAAGAGATAAACAGGCTTGAAACTGCAAGCCTTCTTTCTGAGGAGTACGATTTTAAAAATGCCATTTTAACGCTTCAGGCAGGATCGGGAGGTGTAGAAGCCTGTGACTGGACAGAAATGCTACTTAGAATGTATCTGAGATGGGCAGAAAAAAACGGGTTTGAGATTGAGATGGTGGATTACCAGCCTGACGATGTTGCTGGTATTAAAAGTGCAACAGTAATAGTAAAAGGACCCTATGCATACGGATATCTCAAAGGAGAGCAGGGTGTTCATAGACTTGTAAGAATATCCCCTTTCGATGCAAACAAGAGAAGACATACTTCCTTCTCCGCTGTGTCTGTCATTCCAGAGATAGGAGAAGAAGTAAAAGTCGAGATAAAAGAGGAAGATCTGAGAATTGATACATTTAGAGCTTCCGGAGCAGGAGGACAGCACGTTAACACAACAGATTCTGCAGTAAGGATCGTCCACATACCTACAGGAATAACAGTATCCTGCCAGAGCGAAAGATCCCAGATACAGAACAGAGCAAAAGCTCTACAGATGCTCAAAGCAAAACTTTACCAGTACGAACTTGAAAAACAAAAAGAAAAGCAGAAAGAATTAGAAGGAGAAAAGAAAGATATCTCATGGGGAAGTCAGATAAGATCCTACGTTTTCCAACCCTATCAGATGGTAAAAGATCTGAGAACTGGTTTCGAAACAGGAAATATTGAAGCTGTTATGGATGGAGAGATAGATGGATTTATTGAAAGCTACTTAAAATGGCGTGCCACTGAAAAACAGCAGAACTAATCATGCGGGACAAATTTACAATAACCATTCATGATGTTAACGGGGTTAAACAGTATACACTAAAACAGATAGTTAAAAAATATTTTCTCTATTTTGTGATTTTTTTAGTTTTTTTCATACTGCTCAGCACAGGAATAATCTACTATCTATCAAAAGAAGTAAAAGAACTATCAGAAAAAAAAGAAAAACTTACGGAGCAAAATGTAAAACTTTTGAGAGAAAAGGCACAATTAAAAAAGAGCATACAGGAAAAAAGCTCAGAGCTAAAATCACTCTCAGAGAAAGTAAAAAATATAGAAGAGATGATAGGACTGAAACCAGAAGAAAGTTTAGATTTCTCAGAGAGAATAAATAAACTATCACTGACGTCAGGACAGATATACCATATGTTCATAAATATACCAAACGGCTCTCCTCTAAGAAAAACTATAATAACAAGTAGGTTTGGTTACAGAAAGCACCCTGTTAACGGACAAAGGGATTTTCATCCAGGAGTAGATCTACGGGCAAAAATTGGAACTCCAGTTTACTCAACAGCCAACGGGATAGTAGAGTATGCAGGAAAAAAAGGAGCTTATGGAAAATTAGTGATAATACAGCACAACTATGGATTTAAAACCATATACGGACATCTGAGCAAGATAAAAGTCAAAACAGGAGATTTTGTTGAAAAAGGGCAGATAATTGGATATTCTGGGAATACAGGATTGATAAACGGTCCCCATCTTCATTATGAAGTCAGATACTTGCAAAGACCTCTTAATCCTGTCAATTTTATAAGATGGAAAAAACTCAATTACACAGAAATATTTAAAAAAGAGAGGCATGTACGATGGGAATCTTTAATAAAGGGGATAACATTAAACCTTCTACCAACAGTTCAGGAACAACAATCATCAGCGAAGGCTCCCGCATCTCAGGAGAACTGAGATTTAACGGTTCAGTACACATAGACGGAGATGTAGAAGGAAATATATTCTGTGAAAAAGTAGTGACAGTAGGTAAAAAAGGTAAGGTAAAAGGAAAAATAACAGCAGAAAAAATTATAATAAATGGCTACGCAGAAGGAGAAGCAGATTGCAGTTATGTTGAGATACTGTCAGG contains the following coding sequences:
- the purM gene encoding phosphoribosylformylglycinamidine cyclo-ligase, whose amino-acid sequence is MLSYKDAGVDIEKADRFVNQIKGFIKETFNKNVITPIGGFAGAYLLEIANYKEPVITSSTDGVGTKLKVAQIMDKHDTIGIDLVAMCVNDLVTTTSKPIFFLDYFATGKLKTEVAIDVVKGIAEGCKQAECALIGGETAEMPGMYGEGEYDLAGFAIGVVEREKMLDGSKTEEGDVLIGIASSGVHSNGYSLVRKLVEIKGYSYNDYVEEFGKKIGEELLIPTKIYVKTVLKLSEKVKLHGIAHITGGGIPGNLIRVLNPETKAVIEEGSWEVPPVFKWIQKEGNISKEEMYRTFNMGIGMILILPGKEKEKALNIIKDTGEKAYVIGRIERGERSVNIV
- a CDS encoding L,D-transpeptidase family protein, which encodes MRAFLLLLLLFKIAFSEEYVYSNVLMLPSHLKAIIVSKSHQKLIVVQLKEGYPVVLDEMVSITGLRFGDKIQKGDMRTPSGVYFPVSFKPGYTLPSYYGEGAFPLNYPNALDKYILRRTGTGIWIHGSEKKELLFFSSKGCVILKNGDLKKLSNYIFLKKTPVIIQERFLRLPVSEYKKYQKKVLDFLEKWKDALLKLYNGDTEVLYNLYSPHFYSKYGTRYDQLQIYKKNLYSVGGNKPFVQFVNSMAFIDKRKNGKEYFAVYTQIGFLSGDEIRTAKKVIYLSADSMKILTEENF
- a CDS encoding phosphatidylglycerophosphatase A family protein produces the protein MEDSQKNGTGEERKEESFKTMIAFTLSTGLFVGKIPVAPGTIGTLVGIFPILIYWTKGGQYQLINQISITLAVFLIGIWASTVVVETFKDKDPEYVVIDEIAGYMVAMIGFEPTWQHLLLAFVVFRFFDILKPPPIRMFEKLPSGFGVMADDIVAGIYTWIVMFIAVKFFGI
- a CDS encoding NADH-quinone oxidoreductase subunit D, whose product is MSWITLDKINKLKERFDYVQVNENDKGFHSVEVPKENLKQFLKFLKEDPDYQFKMFIDWTIIDHGEKADPRFQGVLILFSPEYKERIIVKTWATDETLPTLTDIWPGAKWAEREAWDMFGIKFEGHENLVRMFLWETYQYHPLRKDFPLRGHEEVELPSLNEKERMDQLEGLQNYSRMHTALPTLEDLEITQRKRMPNKKSQVVLNWGPLHPGTHGTIWFLFDMESEYVQECDIIIGQLHRGVEKLAENLNVQQILPYTDRMDYIASMNENHSVCVAAEKLLGIHEKIPEKAKYIRTMLAELSRINSHLLWLGTYALDLGALTMFLYTFREREKIMDIFEGISGARFTINYFRVGGVYADLPYGALDAIEHFIKDFPARLGDYENLLTRNRIWLSRNVDVGIITEQDVYDYGLTGAVARASGVPYDLRIIDKYDAYGEVEFDVPVGEKGDSYDRYLVRIEEMKQSARIVKQCVEKLRKMSKNDPFFFEPEDKKMKITIDGRGTKLFKGEVYAGADNPRGELGVYIYMPKDGIKPYRFRLRSGAFYNLQIFSKIIVGRPIADAITILSTIDPVVGETDR
- a CDS encoding NuoI/complex I 23 kDa subunit family protein, encoding MGIKKVGLNRNIQPQSLTEKIFFLDFMKGLKTTIKHLFKKVITVDFPFELVEPAPRFRGVHGLRNVDGTEKDDFQAWVKKLKIKPPEMGETRCIACKFCQAACPVPEIFIIKADKLDVPEDHPHHGLKVLSQFDMDLSKCMFCGLCTLACPTVCIIHTDIYDLSSYTRRGWVLNKETLSKIADDFIARRGKEKYDEKSHWPDYQKIWNDADAARAKAWDNNPPKLGPNYADQQ
- a CDS encoding class I SAM-dependent methyltransferase, whose product is MKITGKKELISVIKDRIKREGEISFRDFMDMALYYPELGYYTSPQEKIGGFGDFYTASELDRAFGELIGKQFVEIYEKVKENPFQIVEIGAGKGYLAYDILNFLKKEHPEVYGNTEYIIIEKSPYHIKIQKEILSDFEIVRWVQDIIDFEDESINGVIFSNELFDAFPVHLIRKVKGKIFEVFITIDEEDNIREILKEASEDILRYIKELNLQIPEGMQTEINLDASEYIQKIGKKLKKGYVITVDYGYPSSELYKPYRMRGTLLCYYRHRYSENFYENVGMQDITSHVNFSALKYYGMLAGLDFTGFTDQAHFLTNLGLMEILQELQEKNDYESFERLNRLKTLVLPKGMGEKFKVLVQHKNIDNPSIKGLDMLPYMSDRYRL
- the prfB gene encoding peptide chain release factor 2, producing MILELKEKLNELSNRFKNIKDIMKPDELEKELKRLDEEMGKPDFWNDQKKAQEIASRRNSIANKLEEIRSVEKRLNDIDEYIQLLEMEYDEDTEKELKEEIENVEKEINRLETASLLSEEYDFKNAILTLQAGSGGVEACDWTEMLLRMYLRWAEKNGFEIEMVDYQPDDVAGIKSATVIVKGPYAYGYLKGEQGVHRLVRISPFDANKRRHTSFSAVSVIPEIGEEVKVEIKEEDLRIDTFRASGAGGQHVNTTDSAVRIVHIPTGITVSCQSERSQIQNRAKALQMLKAKLYQYELEKQKEKQKELEGEKKDISWGSQIRSYVFQPYQMVKDLRTGFETGNIEAVMDGEIDGFIESYLKWRATEKQQN
- a CDS encoding M23 family metallopeptidase gives rise to the protein MRDKFTITIHDVNGVKQYTLKQIVKKYFLYFVIFLVFFILLSTGIIYYLSKEVKELSEKKEKLTEQNVKLLREKAQLKKSIQEKSSELKSLSEKVKNIEEMIGLKPEESLDFSERINKLSLTSGQIYHMFINIPNGSPLRKTIITSRFGYRKHPVNGQRDFHPGVDLRAKIGTPVYSTANGIVEYAGKKGAYGKLVIIQHNYGFKTIYGHLSKIKVKTGDFVEKGQIIGYSGNTGLINGPHLHYEVRYLQRPLNPVNFIRWKKLNYTEIFKKERHVRWESLIKGITLNLLPTVQEQQSSAKAPASQEN
- a CDS encoding bactofilin family protein, whose product is MGIFNKGDNIKPSTNSSGTTIISEGSRISGELRFNGSVHIDGDVEGNIFCEKVVTVGKKGKVKGKITAEKIIINGYAEGEADCSYVEILSGGKFVGEITYNEITIEPQGVFEGNLKLKTGKIKNIKEVKTGNETGK